The proteins below are encoded in one region of Methylobacillus flagellatus KT:
- a CDS encoding lytic transglycosylase produces the protein MTVKSLLKLVLLASPIITAPAAYAVTNVVGDEIIILGDYPSDDVASYMPDGTHLQNEENLATLDLWQRIRDGYGIPDLQSPIIQTHESWYSSRPDYVKRMVERSQRYLYHIVEEVQKRGMPTEIALLPMIESAFNPLALSRSSASGIWQFIPSTGKNFGLKQDWWTDSRRDITAATNAALNYLQKLYIMFGTWDLALAAYNAGEGTVSRAIARNRSLGLPTDYQSLELSDETKNYVPKLQAIKNIMTNPQRYGLDVQSIPNRPYFVKVTAPQKIDAELAAELAGITIEEFSSLNPEYNRPVLTAKGQVHEILLPITAAQTFTSNLAVYDKPLVNWQTYYAKRGDRMDNIARKFGIDPVKLREVNGLTTNNLVHNMPLLVPLQANAGDSAEIAVTEHDRLTNIAASAPASGTNKHIVKSDDTISGIAKRYNMSSKQLMSLNGLKSSALKPGQTLMLATSSIKPASKAPSRHYVVKRGDTLDSIARKFDVHSKDLKRWNNLTNSHIVPGNKLTVSRPGEA, from the coding sequence ATGACTGTGAAGTCCCTGCTGAAGCTGGTATTACTGGCGTCCCCCATCATTACAGCTCCCGCAGCTTATGCTGTCACCAATGTGGTCGGCGATGAAATCATCATCCTTGGAGACTATCCCAGTGATGACGTAGCAAGCTACATGCCCGATGGCACACACCTTCAGAACGAGGAAAATCTCGCTACCCTGGATTTATGGCAACGCATTCGAGATGGCTACGGTATCCCGGACTTACAATCCCCCATCATCCAAACGCATGAAAGCTGGTACTCATCCCGCCCTGATTACGTCAAACGCATGGTCGAACGTAGCCAACGCTATCTCTACCATATAGTAGAAGAAGTGCAGAAACGCGGCATGCCGACAGAAATTGCGCTTCTACCTATGATAGAAAGCGCGTTCAATCCCCTTGCACTTTCGCGCAGCAGCGCCTCGGGAATCTGGCAATTTATCCCATCGACCGGCAAGAATTTCGGTCTCAAGCAGGATTGGTGGACTGACAGCCGCAGGGATATCACGGCAGCCACCAATGCCGCCCTTAACTATCTGCAAAAGCTTTACATCATGTTTGGCACATGGGATCTCGCCCTGGCAGCCTACAACGCGGGAGAAGGCACTGTGAGCCGCGCCATCGCTCGTAACCGCAGCCTTGGGCTTCCTACTGACTATCAGAGCCTTGAGCTTTCTGATGAGACCAAAAACTACGTGCCCAAGCTGCAGGCGATCAAGAACATCATGACCAACCCGCAACGCTACGGATTGGATGTACAGAGCATTCCCAATCGACCTTACTTCGTCAAGGTCACGGCTCCGCAGAAGATAGACGCGGAATTGGCTGCAGAGCTGGCAGGCATTACCATCGAGGAATTTTCCTCATTGAATCCTGAATACAACCGCCCGGTACTGACTGCCAAAGGGCAGGTACATGAAATTCTATTGCCGATCACTGCGGCACAAACTTTTACCAGCAATCTGGCCGTGTACGACAAGCCACTGGTCAATTGGCAAACCTATTACGCCAAGCGAGGCGATCGCATGGACAATATCGCCCGCAAATTCGGCATCGATCCGGTAAAACTGCGCGAGGTCAACGGCCTGACGACGAATAACCTTGTCCACAATATGCCCTTGCTGGTGCCTTTACAGGCTAATGCAGGCGACAGTGCTGAGATTGCCGTCACCGAGCATGACCGGTTAACCAACATTGCCGCCAGTGCACCAGCTTCCGGCACTAACAAGCATATCGTCAAGAGTGACGATACCATCAGCGGCATCGCCAAACGCTACAACATGAGCAGTAAGCAGTTGATGAGTCTGAACGGCCTGAAATCCAGCGCCTTGAAGCCAGGTCAGACGCTGATGCTGGCAACCTCATCAATAAAACCCGCATCCAAGGCGCCTAGCCGCCATTATGTCGTCAAGCGTGGCGACACCCTGGACAGCATTGCACGTAAGTTTGATGTGCATAGCAAAGACTTAA